Proteins from a genomic interval of Candidatus Thermokryptus mobilis:
- a CDS encoding GAF domain-containing sensor histidine kinase: protein MPFDGADIFEEVRRKISDVKKKIEELEGEKHRNLEIIFNVVKAINSSLILEEVLKIVLDNLISLSKADKGCLFLVNGGESLRCALARNSKGETIDENEISYSKTIVNDVYLSGEPIVIEDVLNYSEFSKKESIVALNLKTIICVPLSIDSEIIGVVYVDSSRVSQINKNEILQLFEILAGHAAIAIRNAKLYEKLSKAYADLQSANEAMIKAERMATRGALASEIAHELSNYLTIISINAKLISRELAKFSIDEKLNNSVNSLLSGINKMKYFIRGLLDSAEMKPNKKLTDINSVIVETIQFIQPLSRYSNVKFVEELDPELPFVNVDPFQLQQLLINLYKNAADARSDATIITRTYFDREFNQVQIRVADNGPGIPAEVREKLFSINLTTKPEGHGYGLMICKKIIENHNGKIELISEVGMGTEFIISIPVE from the coding sequence ATGCCATTTGATGGTGCTGACATATTTGAAGAGGTAAGGCGGAAAATCAGCGATGTCAAAAAGAAAATTGAAGAGCTTGAGGGGGAAAAACATAGAAATCTTGAGATAATATTTAACGTTGTCAAGGCGATTAACTCATCTTTAATACTTGAGGAGGTGTTAAAAATTGTCCTTGACAATTTGATATCGCTTTCAAAGGCAGATAAGGGTTGTCTTTTTCTTGTCAATGGGGGAGAAAGTTTAAGATGCGCGCTTGCAAGAAATTCGAAGGGTGAGACGATTGATGAAAATGAGATTTCCTATAGTAAAACGATCGTCAATGATGTTTATTTAAGTGGTGAGCCGATTGTAATTGAAGATGTTCTTAATTACAGTGAATTTAGCAAAAAAGAAAGCATCGTTGCTTTAAATTTAAAGACGATCATTTGTGTTCCGTTGAGCATTGACTCTGAAATCATAGGTGTCGTTTATGTTGATAGCAGTAGGGTCTCACAGATAAATAAAAATGAGATATTACAGCTTTTTGAGATTTTAGCTGGTCACGCTGCCATTGCCATACGAAATGCGAAACTATATGAAAAGCTGTCAAAAGCATACGCTGATTTGCAGTCGGCAAACGAAGCGATGATAAAAGCCGAAAGGATGGCAACAAGGGGAGCGCTTGCTTCGGAGATCGCACACGAGCTTTCAAATTACTTAACGATAATTTCAATTAATGCAAAGCTCATATCAAGGGAGTTAGCGAAATTTTCAATTGATGAGAAGCTTAATAACTCTGTCAATTCCCTTCTTTCTGGGATAAACAAGATGAAGTATTTCATTCGTGGTCTTTTGGATAGTGCAGAGATGAAGCCGAACAAGAAGTTGACGGACATAAATTCTGTCATTGTTGAAACGATACAATTCATTCAACCACTTTCAAGGTATTCAAATGTCAAATTCGTTGAAGAGCTTGACCCTGAATTACCTTTTGTTAATGTTGATCCATTCCAGCTTCAGCAACTTTTGATAAACCTTTACAAGAACGCAGCTGATGCTCGCAGTGATGCAACCATTATAACAAGGACATATTTTGACAGGGAATTCAATCAGGTTCAAATAAGGGTTGCTGATAATGGACCTGGGATACCCGCAGAGGTTAGAGAGAAACTTTTCAGTATAAATTTGACTACTAAACCAGAGGGACACGGTTATGGATTGATGATCTGCAAGAAGATAATTGAAAATCACAATGGGAAGATAGAGTTGATAAGTGAGGTTGGGATGGGGACTGAATTTATAATTTCAATTCCTGTTGAGTGA
- a CDS encoding energy transducer TonB: MPIIKKPEADLRLRWRKWVELGLVIALLVTILAFRFFPKDIGRGKKILTFEQEVIKPEEIPQTRQENRPPPPPRPPIPIEAPSDEVLSDVDIDISSELDITKEVAPPPPKEELSSKEEIPFEEQFFVVVEEMPEIIGGLESIQRNVVYPEIAIRAGVEGTVYVMAFVDENGNVVRADVVKGIGAGCDEAAVAAVMKAKFKPGKQRGKPVKVRVMIPIRFKLKK, translated from the coding sequence ATGCCCATCATCAAGAAACCAGAAGCGGATTTGCGATTGAGGTGGCGCAAATGGGTTGAGCTTGGACTCGTAATAGCCCTGCTTGTGACAATACTTGCTTTTAGATTTTTCCCCAAAGATATAGGGCGTGGGAAGAAAATTTTAACTTTTGAGCAGGAAGTGATTAAACCAGAGGAGATACCACAAACAAGACAGGAAAACAGACCACCGCCACCACCAAGACCACCAATCCCAATTGAAGCGCCGAGTGACGAAGTGTTGAGCGATGTTGATATTGATATAAGCTCTGAGCTTGACATAACGAAAGAAGTTGCCCCACCTCCACCAAAAGAGGAACTATCATCAAAGGAAGAAATTCCTTTTGAGGAGCAATTTTTTGTCGTGGTTGAAGAAATGCCAGAGATAATAGGTGGTCTTGAATCAATTCAAAGAAATGTTGTCTATCCTGAAATAGCCATAAGAGCTGGGGTTGAAGGAACTGTTTATGTTATGGCCTTCGTAGACGAAAATGGAAATGTTGTGAGAGCAGATGTAGTCAAGGGAATCGGTGCTGGTTGTGATGAAGCAGCTGTTGCTGCTGTAATGAAAGCAAAATTTAAACCTGGGAAACAGCGTGGTAAGCCAGTAAAAGTCCGCGTTATGATTCCGATAAGATTCAAGTTGAAAAAATAA
- a CDS encoding class I SAM-dependent DNA methyltransferase: MIQTQPYTVLAEIYDCIMKDVPYKKWAKYILKLIKNFHPKTKDILELACGTGTMLSLLLKFGFKVDGLDISEKMIQKAREKIKSENVNFFIADMAEFKPDKKYDLVICLYDSINYLTEEEKLLRLLSNVWESLQNGGIFIFDISTEYNSIQNAIAMNTKGKCDDYKFVRRSYFLRDKKLHINEFEIERDGEKFFERHIQRIYKISEIENAVEKTGLFKVLARYSNFTFSEGSEWSERIHFILKKIEL; this comes from the coding sequence ATGATTCAAACTCAACCCTACACCGTCTTAGCTGAAATTTACGACTGCATCATGAAAGATGTCCCATATAAAAAATGGGCGAAATACATACTCAAACTTATAAAAAATTTCCACCCGAAAACAAAAGATATACTTGAACTCGCCTGCGGAACCGGAACGATGCTATCTCTTCTATTAAAATTCGGTTTCAAAGTTGATGGGCTTGATATCTCAGAAAAAATGATACAGAAGGCAAGAGAAAAGATTAAAAGCGAAAATGTCAACTTCTTCATCGCAGATATGGCAGAGTTCAAACCAGATAAAAAATACGACTTGGTGATATGCCTTTACGACAGCATCAACTACCTCACGGAAGAGGAAAAGCTCCTTCGCTTGCTTTCAAATGTATGGGAGTCGCTTCAAAATGGGGGGATCTTCATCTTTGATATATCAACTGAATACAACTCAATACAAAACGCAATAGCGATGAACACCAAAGGCAAGTGTGATGATTATAAATTCGTCAGAAGAAGTTATTTTTTGAGGGACAAAAAACTTCATATAAACGAATTTGAAATTGAAAGAGATGGTGAAAAATTTTTTGAGAGACATATTCAAAGAATTTATAAGATTTCAGAAATAGAAAACGCAGTGGAAAAGACGGGGCTTTTTAAAGTCCTTGCCCGATATAGCAACTTCACTTTTTCGGAAGGAAGTGAATGGTCAGAAAGAATTCACTTCATCTTAAAGAAAATAGAACTTTAA
- a CDS encoding tetratricopeptide repeat protein has protein sequence MKRVKSNFYDKVIAVARRYCGDDFLKKFTEIVKEREENLALDLKEAKGKFEVSSEVQESIIDEIKFDTLLSLSGAMLEQFKFIQMCFDIGDICMTYGEFDKAESCFLLVIKRSSKGREFDEVRAKAYVKLGEVKTKQNEINDAISSLRQGLKIYKKLRNLDGVSICENGLGIAFFESGRYDYGLTYFNQALKKAEKSKNEELIAGLHINLGIIESMRGNWDKAISHFRQALPRLEKRGDALRLAQTYHNIGVTLIHKGEYDAAIKEFERSIEIAQRVEDSYMLALAYLGKADAYVRIKDLPLATAYATMALDTFYKIGDRQSIADAYRILGIVQLEHGNLHLAESYFMTAIDLNLEFKNWLNLGETYYELSQLYKKQSQIDKARESLSSSLKYFKKIKVKSYIARIQAELEQLK, from the coding sequence ATGAAGCGCGTTAAATCAAATTTTTACGATAAAGTTATAGCCGTCGCCCGCAGATACTGCGGGGACGACTTCCTTAAAAAATTTACCGAGATAGTAAAAGAGCGAGAAGAAAATCTCGCTCTTGATTTAAAGGAAGCGAAAGGAAAGTTTGAAGTTAGCTCTGAGGTGCAAGAGTCAATTATTGATGAGATTAAGTTTGACACATTGCTTAGTTTGTCTGGAGCAATGCTTGAGCAGTTTAAGTTCATTCAGATGTGCTTTGATATTGGTGATATATGTATGACTTATGGGGAGTTTGATAAAGCGGAGAGTTGTTTTCTGCTTGTTATAAAGAGGTCCAGCAAGGGTCGTGAATTTGATGAAGTTAGAGCCAAAGCATATGTTAAGCTTGGAGAGGTTAAGACGAAACAGAATGAGATAAACGATGCGATTTCATCATTAAGGCAAGGGTTAAAAATTTATAAGAAGCTTCGTAACCTTGACGGTGTTTCAATTTGTGAAAACGGGCTTGGGATTGCCTTCTTTGAAAGTGGACGCTATGATTACGGGTTGACTTATTTTAACCAGGCACTAAAGAAAGCAGAAAAAAGCAAGAACGAGGAATTGATCGCCGGTTTACATATCAACCTTGGTATAATTGAAAGTATGCGGGGTAATTGGGATAAGGCAATTTCCCATTTTCGTCAGGCATTACCACGGCTTGAGAAAAGAGGGGACGCCCTACGCCTTGCGCAGACGTATCATAATATTGGAGTGACGTTAATTCACAAAGGTGAGTATGACGCTGCGATAAAAGAGTTTGAGAGAAGTATTGAGATAGCCCAAAGGGTTGAAGATAGCTATATGTTAGCTTTGGCGTATCTTGGCAAAGCAGATGCATATGTTAGGATAAAAGATTTACCTCTTGCTACGGCTTACGCAACGATGGCTCTTGATACATTTTATAAAATTGGCGACAGGCAAAGTATCGCCGATGCGTACAGGATTTTGGGAATCGTTCAACTTGAACATGGAAACTTGCATCTTGCTGAGAGCTACTTCATGACCGCGATTGATTTAAATCTTGAGTTCAAGAACTGGCTTAACCTCGGTGAGACATATTATGAGTTAAGTCAGCTATATAAGAAACAATCTCAAATTGACAAGGCGCGCGAGTCGTTGTCGTCTTCGCTTAAGTACTTTAAGAAGATCAAAGTTAAATCTTACATAGCTCGGATACAGGCAGAGCTTGAGCAGTTGAAGTAA
- a CDS encoding serine/threonine-protein kinase produces the protein MITRIFITIENLCYRFFIVNLKNKKKHFQKLLINKRYKILEKIGDGAVGEVFKAYDTLRDKDVAIKISKRNPLAEEKLINEFKITSQFEHPNIISMLDFGTVRFCEDENLNDRKFIVLEYCDTPNILKFLSTVDTSKKFEIIYQICHALNVIHRAGYVHRDLKPENIIYDSRTDKVKITDLGFAIIYEKINPNEAPIGTLFYIAPEVLNAEVYDHRADIYSLGILIYQILSGSLPFDFKEPIEIVKWHLSKKRIILPGFGVEVENLLNSMLDPDPSKRPGSISNVLQFLMNLFPGKRWEINFKVRKPFGKEDALSMITDKLDKVKNSSSELNLVLIFGADGLGKTSLIRYANVEAKAMGYETLLINEIQPQKILNFISRSPLIVNLTPELRIRFEKFKDAVDVTSYNLIEFAQFLRELILNASVYFPVAVFIDEIDIGNSFNEIFLRSFLFPSEFSGRKVAVFISGKDENFFDLLVQNAEKIYLRPFNVDEIIEYVKVNFDIEENLVREFAEAIAEYSGGISAVVEILSNYLSQKIGGRVDALGQLSNIELDEIISRVEHLSQIQRQILNILSLEEGPVEIKILNEFFCADIHHELKQLQMSGFVKLENDRVSIAYKSLREHVLRGIDEPSRRRIHTNYAVIYLNQKEWEKDAEKVLFHFAMARDSEGVERFAEIGIENLVSRGDFKKAIGLCELFFDLLPDYLKPSFKLKLAELNIKIGNFKAVLSLLEDVNGVDVFELKSDAYFHLGDTESAFLILRQGMKISDSVYDRMRVAMKMSQILAISGDVEVAFSILNAYDYDKILKFVSKTKLIGDFYAGLGIIYQMRGNLDKAKSCFEISVESRNKKGDKLKIIAGYNNLANFYSIIGKYDEAINFWKRAIEISETVGNLTQTAHIYNNIGISHFKRRNYQSAIENYQKAMAIYRTIGDIPGMANVLGNMGEVLIEEYKLSEAYDNLIQAEKLYEKTGDRGGICEIKRLLFLMFLYVGDAKRAREVFKWIDENCERFQSNIRDYFNALVLMKEGDFKLAEEILFKLLEDETDKEDFEFKLRILISLLKLNYVSGKINNLGKVLDSVENFVEFVDDRYTKALVFFLVSLALDDKSASFRSLNKALYELGDEFSEFAWKVYLEMARYYESRGVEIKYLNYLEKALESFNVLIERIKDVNFIESYINDAENEKFYKVLRSLTV, from the coding sequence TTGATCACGAGGATTTTCATAACTATTGAAAACTTGTGTTATAGATTTTTCATTGTTAATTTAAAAAACAAAAAGAAACATTTTCAAAAATTGCTTATCAACAAAAGATACAAAATCTTGGAGAAAATCGGCGATGGAGCTGTTGGGGAAGTTTTTAAAGCTTACGATACCCTGCGTGATAAAGATGTGGCAATTAAAATATCAAAGCGAAATCCCCTTGCCGAAGAGAAATTAATCAATGAGTTTAAAATCACTTCACAGTTTGAGCATCCGAATATAATTTCAATGCTTGATTTCGGGACGGTGAGGTTTTGCGAAGATGAAAATTTAAACGATAGAAAATTTATAGTGCTTGAATATTGCGATACCCCAAACATCTTGAAATTTTTATCAACAGTTGATACAAGCAAGAAATTTGAAATAATTTATCAAATTTGTCACGCTTTAAATGTCATCCACAGGGCTGGGTATGTCCATCGCGATCTCAAACCCGAAAACATAATTTATGATTCAAGGACCGACAAAGTTAAAATCACCGATCTTGGATTTGCTATTATTTATGAGAAGATAAATCCAAATGAAGCACCAATTGGGACATTGTTTTATATAGCTCCAGAAGTTTTAAATGCCGAAGTTTACGACCACAGAGCTGACATCTACTCCCTTGGAATTTTGATATATCAAATTTTAAGCGGTTCCTTACCATTTGACTTTAAAGAACCAATTGAAATTGTAAAATGGCATCTTTCTAAAAAGAGAATTATCCTTCCGGGGTTTGGTGTTGAAGTTGAAAATCTTTTGAACTCAATGCTTGATCCTGATCCGTCAAAAAGACCCGGGAGCATTTCAAATGTTTTGCAGTTTTTGATGAATTTATTTCCTGGTAAGCGATGGGAGATCAATTTTAAGGTCAGAAAACCTTTCGGGAAGGAAGATGCGCTTTCCATGATAACGGATAAACTTGATAAAGTTAAAAATTCAAGCTCCGAGTTAAATTTGGTTTTAATTTTTGGAGCAGATGGACTTGGAAAAACGAGTTTGATTAGATATGCAAATGTTGAAGCGAAGGCGATGGGATATGAGACACTGTTAATAAATGAAATACAACCACAAAAAATTTTAAATTTTATTTCGCGATCACCTTTGATAGTTAACCTCACGCCGGAGTTGAGAATTAGGTTTGAGAAATTTAAAGATGCGGTTGATGTAACTTCGTATAATTTGATTGAATTTGCTCAATTTTTAAGGGAGTTAATTTTAAATGCCTCAGTTTATTTCCCTGTGGCTGTTTTCATTGATGAGATTGACATTGGAAATTCTTTCAATGAGATTTTTTTGAGGTCGTTTCTCTTCCCAAGTGAATTTTCGGGGAGAAAAGTTGCGGTTTTCATTTCGGGCAAGGATGAGAATTTTTTTGATTTACTTGTTCAAAATGCTGAAAAAATATACCTTCGCCCGTTCAATGTTGATGAAATAATAGAGTATGTAAAGGTAAATTTTGACATTGAAGAGAATTTGGTGCGCGAATTTGCTGAAGCCATCGCTGAGTATTCGGGCGGAATCTCAGCTGTGGTAGAGATTTTGTCAAATTATCTTTCTCAAAAGATCGGCGGTAGGGTTGATGCTCTGGGACAATTATCAAACATAGAACTTGATGAAATTATAAGCCGTGTTGAGCATTTGTCCCAAATTCAAAGGCAAATACTCAACATTTTATCCCTTGAAGAAGGACCAGTTGAGATTAAGATATTAAATGAATTTTTCTGCGCTGATATACATCACGAGTTAAAGCAACTTCAAATGTCTGGCTTTGTTAAGCTTGAAAACGATAGGGTTTCAATAGCTTATAAATCATTGAGGGAACATGTGTTAAGGGGGATTGATGAGCCGAGCAGACGAAGAATTCATACGAATTATGCTGTGATTTATTTAAATCAAAAAGAATGGGAGAAGGATGCAGAGAAAGTTTTGTTTCATTTTGCTATGGCAAGAGATAGCGAGGGGGTGGAAAGGTTTGCAGAAATTGGAATTGAAAACCTTGTTTCAAGGGGTGACTTTAAGAAGGCGATAGGTCTTTGTGAACTTTTTTTTGATTTATTACCTGATTATTTAAAACCATCGTTTAAATTAAAGCTTGCGGAACTTAACATTAAAATTGGGAATTTCAAAGCGGTTCTTTCTCTCCTTGAAGATGTTAATGGGGTTGATGTGTTTGAATTGAAGTCAGATGCATATTTTCATCTTGGTGACACTGAATCGGCGTTTTTGATTTTAAGACAAGGGATGAAAATTTCAGATAGCGTTTATGATAGGATGAGGGTTGCGATGAAAATGTCACAAATTTTAGCAATAAGTGGTGATGTTGAAGTCGCTTTTTCAATTTTGAATGCTTATGACTATGATAAAATTTTAAAATTTGTTTCAAAAACGAAATTGATCGGCGATTTTTACGCTGGGCTCGGGATAATTTATCAAATGAGGGGAAATCTTGATAAAGCAAAGAGTTGTTTTGAGATAAGTGTTGAGAGTAGGAACAAGAAAGGAGATAAATTAAAAATTATCGCTGGATACAATAACTTGGCGAACTTTTATAGTATAATTGGAAAGTATGATGAAGCGATAAATTTTTGGAAAAGGGCTATAGAGATTTCTGAAACAGTTGGAAACTTAACACAAACTGCTCACATTTACAACAATATCGGTATAAGTCACTTCAAGCGCAGAAATTATCAATCGGCGATTGAGAATTATCAAAAGGCGATGGCGATTTACAGGACGATTGGGGATATCCCAGGGATGGCGAATGTCCTCGGGAACATGGGCGAAGTGTTGATAGAGGAGTATAAACTTAGTGAGGCGTATGATAACTTGATTCAAGCAGAAAAGCTTTATGAGAAAACGGGGGATAGAGGTGGCATTTGTGAGATAAAGCGCTTGCTCTTCCTTATGTTTCTTTATGTGGGGGATGCAAAGCGAGCTAGGGAAGTTTTTAAGTGGATTGATGAAAATTGTGAGAGATTCCAATCTAACATTAGAGATTACTTTAATGCATTGGTTTTAATGAAAGAGGGTGATTTCAAATTAGCCGAGGAAATTCTTTTTAAGCTGTTAGAAGATGAGACAGATAAAGAAGATTTTGAATTTAAATTGAGAATTTTAATTTCTCTTCTCAAATTAAATTATGTATCAGGAAAAATAAATAACTTGGGAAAAGTTTTGGATTCCGTTGAAAATTTCGTTGAGTTTGTTGATGACCGTTATACAAAAGCTTTAGTGTTCTTTTTGGTTTCGCTTGCTTTAGATGACAAGTCAGCTTCTTTTAGAAGTTTGAACAAAGCTTTGTATGAGCTTGGAGATGAATTCAGTGAGTTCGCTTGGAAGGTTTATCTTGAAATGGCGCGTTATTACGAAAGCAGGGGAGTTGAAATTAAGTATTTGAACTACCTTGAAAAAGCGCTGGAGAGTTTTAACGTTCTGATTGAGAGGATCAAAGATGTGAATTTCATTGAATCGTATATCAACGATGCCGAGAATGAAAAATTCTATAAGGTATTAAGAAGTTTGACCGTTTAA
- the ftsE gene encoding cell division ATP-binding protein FtsE, with translation MVEFQNVSVWFGDNLVFKNLNFTVNDGEFVFIAGPTGSGKSTLLRLIYMDIFPNRGKVIVGKFDSSKIKRKHIPYLRRRLGIVFQDFKLLDDRNVFENVALALHVTGAKKKEVNKKVLTALAEVGLSHKKNNMPEELSGGEQQRVAIARAIVNEPFLILADEPTGNLDPDTSIEIIELLKKINLRGTSIIMATHNYSLIERVKDAKVYQISNFNLTQIK, from the coding sequence ATGGTTGAGTTTCAAAATGTATCCGTGTGGTTTGGCGATAATCTCGTCTTCAAAAATTTGAACTTTACAGTTAACGACGGGGAATTTGTCTTTATAGCAGGTCCAACCGGCTCTGGGAAAAGCACTCTTTTGAGGTTAATTTACATGGACATTTTCCCAAACCGTGGAAAGGTGATCGTTGGTAAATTTGACTCGTCAAAGATAAAAAGAAAACACATACCGTATCTGAGAAGACGGCTTGGGATTGTGTTCCAAGATTTCAAATTACTTGATGATAGAAATGTTTTTGAAAATGTCGCCCTTGCTTTGCATGTTACCGGGGCAAAGAAAAAGGAAGTAAATAAAAAAGTTTTGACAGCTCTTGCGGAAGTTGGATTAAGCCACAAAAAGAACAACATGCCAGAAGAACTCTCAGGCGGTGAACAACAAAGGGTTGCAATAGCAAGAGCCATCGTCAATGAACCCTTCCTAATCCTCGCAGATGAACCAACGGGAAACCTTGATCCTGATACATCAATTGAAATAATTGAGCTTCTAAAAAAAATTAACCTTCGCGGGACATCAATAATCATGGCAACACACAACTATTCCCTCATTGAAAGGGTTAAAGATGCAAAAGTTTATCAAATTTCAAACTTCAATCTTACCCAAATAAAATAA
- the buk gene encoding butyrate kinase, which produces MKILVINPGSTSTKVAIFEDEEQVESKTIRHSPEELSKFKTLWEQFDFRLNIVLEFLKERNLKPSDFSAVAGIGGLLKPVKGGTYKVNEEMLNDARNNFQGEHPSNLGCALAYEIAKLGGIDAYIVDPVSVDEFEPLARYSGHPLIQRRSLSHALNIHATARVACQKLGKKLEDSNFVIAHLGGGISVCPVKAGKIIDANDASSDGPFSPERTGGLPLQPFITLCFSGKFTESEIRKMVMGKGGLVAYLGTNDAEEVEKRIENGDIYAKEVYEAMAYQIAKEIGAMATVLRGNVDAIVLTGGLANSKMLVNWVSERVSFIAPVIVIPGEDEMKALALGVLRVLRGEEKAKEYPGD; this is translated from the coding sequence ATGAAAATCCTCGTGATCAATCCGGGTTCAACCTCAACAAAGGTAGCAATTTTTGAAGATGAGGAACAAGTTGAATCAAAAACTATAAGACATTCACCTGAGGAACTTTCAAAATTTAAAACGCTTTGGGAACAATTTGATTTCAGGTTAAATATAGTGCTTGAATTTTTAAAAGAGAGAAATTTAAAGCCGTCGGATTTTTCAGCTGTTGCAGGAATAGGAGGGCTTTTAAAACCCGTGAAAGGAGGAACATATAAAGTGAATGAAGAGATGTTAAATGATGCGAGGAATAATTTTCAAGGCGAACATCCATCAAATCTTGGTTGTGCGCTTGCATACGAGATAGCTAAACTTGGTGGAATTGATGCCTACATCGTTGACCCCGTCTCGGTTGACGAATTTGAGCCATTAGCTAGATATTCGGGGCATCCACTTATTCAAAGACGCAGTTTGTCACATGCTCTCAACATTCACGCAACGGCGCGAGTCGCTTGTCAAAAGCTTGGGAAAAAGCTTGAGGATTCAAACTTTGTAATCGCTCACCTTGGTGGTGGTATTTCAGTTTGTCCTGTAAAAGCTGGAAAAATTATTGACGCAAATGATGCAAGTAGTGATGGACCATTCTCCCCAGAAAGAACCGGAGGGCTTCCGCTTCAACCTTTCATAACTTTATGTTTTTCCGGTAAATTTACCGAAAGCGAAATAAGAAAAATGGTCATGGGAAAAGGTGGGCTTGTTGCATATCTTGGAACAAATGACGCTGAAGAAGTTGAGAAAAGAATTGAAAACGGGGACATTTACGCAAAAGAGGTTTACGAGGCAATGGCATACCAAATCGCCAAAGAAATAGGAGCAATGGCAACGGTTTTGAGGGGAAATGTTGATGCAATAGTTTTAACCGGTGGTTTGGCAAATTCAAAAATGCTTGTTAACTGGGTCAGTGAAAGAGTTTCATTTATAGCTCCAGTTATCGTAATTCCTGGGGAAGACGAAATGAAAGCTCTTGCGCTTGGAGTTTTGAGGGTTTTACGCGGTGAGGAAAAAGCAAAGGAATATCCTGGTGATTAA
- a CDS encoding sigma-54 interaction domain-containing protein encodes MDERFKISLVSTSRSALEDVKKFIPVEEGYFIVNLVTSYNSLKRLSGQSPELVVCVIANRGDEILLETAIDMFGSKNLACVDYMKSYNLTVKLLKSGVISYFTMPEESVAFSDFVKGKAEEWKKEIEAEKFLSIRREQFDFGKFIGSSDKVREIIELVKKAIEHKDLTILITGETGTGKTLLARIIHQNTYSEIRPFVEINCASIPTTLLESELFGHEKGAFTDAKERKIGLFEIANGGTIFLDEIGDLDLNLQGKILKVIEEKTFRRIGGVETIKFEGRIITATNQNLEHLVRENKFRRDLYYRLMLFPIHLPPLRERGDDIFVLAEHFINEFNLLYRKNLPKVKGISPEARLFLKKYHWPGNVRQLRYAIEKAVILTGNEYLTLDDFKFLFEKPEKTRGFHLVEGDSSNIYISTPLESASLSNVEKELIRSVLEKVDWNKSRASRILGISRPRLDRLIQKYRIIR; translated from the coding sequence ATGGATGAGAGATTTAAAATATCGCTTGTCAGCACAAGTCGTTCTGCGCTTGAAGATGTGAAGAAATTTATACCAGTTGAGGAGGGTTATTTTATTGTCAATTTGGTTACGTCTTACAATTCGCTTAAGCGTTTATCTGGGCAGAGTCCGGAACTTGTCGTTTGTGTGATTGCAAACCGAGGGGATGAGATTTTGCTTGAAACGGCGATAGATATGTTTGGGAGTAAAAATCTCGCTTGTGTTGATTATATGAAGTCGTATAATTTGACTGTTAAACTTTTGAAGTCGGGGGTTATTTCTTATTTCACGATGCCAGAGGAAAGTGTTGCCTTTTCTGATTTTGTGAAGGGTAAGGCGGAGGAATGGAAAAAGGAAATTGAAGCAGAGAAGTTCCTTAGCATCAGGAGGGAACAATTTGATTTCGGGAAATTCATTGGGAGTTCTGATAAGGTGCGGGAAATAATTGAACTTGTCAAAAAGGCAATTGAACACAAAGATTTAACGATTCTAATCACGGGGGAAACGGGAACTGGAAAGACACTGCTTGCAAGGATAATACATCAAAACACTTATTCAGAGATAAGGCCTTTCGTTGAGATAAATTGTGCTTCAATCCCAACGACTTTGCTTGAATCAGAACTTTTCGGGCATGAGAAAGGAGCTTTCACTGATGCTAAGGAAAGAAAGATCGGTTTGTTTGAAATAGCAAATGGTGGAACGATTTTCCTTGATGAAATTGGTGATCTTGATTTAAATTTGCAAGGGAAAATTTTGAAGGTGATAGAGGAAAAGACATTTCGTCGTATCGGTGGCGTTGAGACGATAAAGTTTGAAGGAAGGATAATAACAGCTACGAATCAAAACCTTGAACATCTTGTAAGGGAAAATAAATTTAGAAGGGATTTATATTATCGGTTGATGCTTTTCCCGATCCACCTCCCACCTCTTCGTGAGCGAGGTGATGATATATTTGTTCTAGCTGAACATTTTATAAATGAGTTCAATTTGCTTTATCGTAAAAATCTACCAAAGGTGAAGGGAATTTCACCGGAAGCGAGGTTGTTTTTGAAAAAATATCACTGGCCTGGGAATGTTCGTCAATTAAGATACGCAATTGAGAAAGCAGTAATTTTGACGGGGAATGAGTATTTGACGCTTGATGATTTTAAATTTTTGTTTGAAAAGCCGGAGAAAACAAGAGGGTTTCATCTCGTTGAGGGGGATAGTTCAAATATTTACATTTCCACACCTCTTGAGTCGGCAAGCTTAAGCAATGTTGAGAAAGAACTGATAAGATCGGTGCTTGAGAAGGTAGATTGGAACAAGTCGCGAGCCTCAAGAATACTTGGGATATCCCGTCCGCGACTTGATAGATTGATCCAGAAGTATAGAATAATTCGTTGA